CTTGCGTATCAAGGACACCAATGGCGTAGTTCAGAGAGGCGGAGCAAAGGACGAAGCATACTTTGATGGATCGATCAAACAAGACATTCCGACTACAGGATTAGCGGAGATGCTCAATTGCCAGTTTTTTGTCACGGCTCAATGCAATCCACATATTGTTCCAATGTTTTACAACAGTAAAGGCGGAGTTGGGCGTCCCAGCCGATGGTCCAGTGGAGCACAAGAAGATTCCTGGAGAGGCGGGTTCCTACTGGCCGCGTTGGAGATGTATCTCAAGAATGACATGAAAGCCAAGtttgtttttcttcgtgATCTAGAGGCGGCTGTTGGCTTTACATCGGAGCTACTGACGCAAGACTTTGTAGGCACGACAACCATCGTACCTCAAGTTTCCTTTAAGGATTATTTCGGAGTAAGGACAAGCGCAAATGAGATGTGTTGCCCAAACAATCGCATGAAAAACTAACTGCTTCTTTctgttcgttcgttcgcaGCTCTTTGAGAATCCGTCTTTGGAGCAACTCCAGCGGTGCTGTCATGCAGGATCTGTTGCTGCGTACGAACATACTGTTATGATCCAGATGCATTACAGCATTTCGGATGCACTGGAGGAATGCATTGCAAAGCTTGAAACCAATAAGCGCAAAGTACATATTCGGCGACGTACAAAGCTAGGATCGGCGAGTATGACGAGAGGCGATCCAAAGGGAGGGGTCGTGGAGGAATCAACGGAAGCGCGAATCCAGCCAACAGTGGAAAATACCCAGACGTTTCTGGTCGGTGGGTTGACATCAGACGGACTGAAAGTACGTACAGCGTTCAATGAATCATCGGATGATACAGATCGAGAATCGGAGTACGATGAGTTCGAAGCTGATTGGACGGACCTTAAGTAAAAATTGCATCGGCTTTAAAATACAAAGAAAGTTGAACTGTTACGCCTCTTTTATTACTAGGAAGTGGGTCCGCTAGAGAGCTAGACCAATTCATCCCAATCAACGGCGCTAATCTTTGAGTAGTACTTGCCGTCGGAGGCGAGCTCACGTCTCACTTGAAAATATTTCTCTGGCATGGAGAATCCAGTCAGAGTAGAAAGTTCCGTCTTCATCATTGCGacgaattcttcgtcgtgcGTGATCAAAATGAGCTGAAAGTTGCGTTGTTGAGAACGCGATGCAATGATTTGGGCGAGAGCCACGGCAAGTCCTTTCTTGGTACGATGATCTAGATTCACGGTTGGTTCATCCAACGCGATACAACCACAATTTATACAAAAGGTCTCCGCCAGTGCTAGTCGAATCACAATGCTCGCAAGAACACGCTGACCAGCACTGCACCGCCCACGCATATCAAGCTTGGAAGTACCTTTCGTCATCACAACTCGATAGTTATACGACTTTTGAGCGCGTGAGCCTGCTTCCTGCCCTGAAACCAGTTCAATGCTACTAATGTCTTCACCTGCATGCGACGATGTATCGTGAGAATAGAGCATCTTAAACACATGCAATTTACCTCTGAACCCAACCCCTCTCACCTTTGTACGTTAACAACCACAGCTCGCgcacaattttgttgataTCATCAATTTTCACGTGGTGAAACTTCAATATTGCCTGCAGAAATTGGAGGTTAAGGTATGGTCTCGTATTGATGGTAGGTCCTATATAAGCAAGACGTACCTTATCCAGTGCATTGCCATATTTTTTCAGATCCTCAGATGCGATCTGAGTTGTCTCGACATCAATTAGAGCGATGCGGAACTTCTCGTCGACATTTTTGTAGTCTGGAGACGACAGTTTCCGCTTAAATAAAAGAATGAGTTGACCATTTGAACTGAGAAAATTGAAGAAAGTCACTCTCAAAGAATTACCTTGACTGCCCTAATCTGCTCTATAATTTCGTGCCAACGGCCTTCTATGCGGGACTTCATAGAggcttgcttttccttggtACTTTTTGCGTTCGAAAGACGCTCGGAAGCAGTGTCGGCTCCATCAATCGATTCACGCTCCTCCTGGAAACTATTAATTCCTTCTTCGAGCTCCTGAATTTGCTTGTTGGCTGCGAGGACATCAATGTTGGCTTTAAGCTGTTTTTTGTGTCGTTCTTGATCGTTAACGGCAGTCATGAGACCGTCTAGTTCCGGCCTTAAAACTTGAAGTTCTGCGACCATTTTGTTACGAAGTGCCAGAACCTTGGTCATCTGGCTGGAAACATCGACATCTTTTTGACCTTTGTCGGAAGATGTGTGCTCCTCAATCTGACGCGAAATTTCACGAAGTTGATTAAAGTCATTTCGAAATTGGCTCAAAGCGTCCTGGAGATGGTGCTCCTGTTCATTCGTCGCATAGCGTTGTTGGCGCTTCGTATCCTCTTTCACCTTAATCTTTTCATGAAGAGGCCCCATGCTTTTCTGAATCTACACAGAAAAGATAAATTTTGAGGCGCAGCCCAATGTTAGTTAAATAGTACAACGTCGAAGCCTACCTCTTTTTCAGCAGCCGAAATCTCTTGCAATACTCGAGTGAGTTCCATCTTTCGTTCGGCAGCCTGTTGCGATTCGACATATTTCGCCTCCTTGTCGCGGAGAGCTTTGTCAGTATTCGCTGCCTTAATGATTGAAGACGTAATTGTTAGTTCgccttttccatcattctgCTACATGCGGGCCGGGGAAAGCGTACCTTCGTTGCGAGATCTGACACCTCGTTGTTTAAGTTCATCATCTCTCTATTCAAATCGTTAATCTTTAGCATCAAGGTATCTTTTTCTTTGATGTTTCTCGTCATTTCACGCTCCACTGTTTCGAGGTCGCGTCTTGGTCCGTCATTTCCACTGAAGGGCAAATCCATAGTTTTCTGATTGATCTGCATCTTTTTCCCAACAATGCGGGCGACATCGGTAGACCAACGTTTTGCAACATCGAGCAGTTCCCGTATCTCAGTAAAAGCCACAGTAGCCTCATCTCGACGCTCTATATCATCGACAATCATTCTACGATATCGCCCAAGCTCATTCTCAAATTTCTCTACATCTTTCGTGTGATCACTCAGCTCATTATCAAGACGTTTTACATCTCGCAGGTCATCCGACATCTTTTCAACCTGTTCTTTCCATCCCTGATAAGTCTCTTTCAAATTCTTATAATGCTCAATGGCCTTCTCGTCAATCTCTGTAAGTGCAGGGTCTACCTTTAATTCGTCAAGCATCGCTTTCATATCCTCTGCAGATCTCCCACCAAGATCTTGGCGACAACAAGGACATCGGATGGCAGTTATTTCTCCGGAAGCGTCTCGAATTTTTGACTGTGGCCATTAAACGGAGGCCGATGAGACACGAAAAAAATTTGAGAGCGCCGCAAAAATCATGCTTACCATCTTATACAGACGCTTCAGTACTTTTTTTATGGCCTTCGGTTGCTCCTCAGATGGCGAATCTTCTTCTATTGAATCCAGTCGTTCCTCAAGGTACTTTATAATCTCGCGCGGGTCGTTCTCGTCGCCTCGCGCTGTGCATGAAAGGCTTTGCTCGTGGCGTTGGAGATCGACAGTAAGCTTTCGAGCGGTTGTAATAGTGGTATGTAGTCCGTCGAGCTTGGATCTTACTCCTGCGGCCGCGCGCTGCGAAT
The Phaeodactylum tricornutum CCAP 1055/1 chromosome 7, whole genome shotgun sequence DNA segment above includes these coding regions:
- the RAD50 gene encoding RAD50 recombination protein (Rad50 is involved in recombination, recombinational repair, and/or non-homologous end joining. It is a component of an exonuclease complex with MRE11 homologs. The Saccharomyces cerevisiae Rad50/MRE11 complex possesses single-stranded endonuclease activity and ATP-dependent double-strand-specific exonuclease activity. Rad50 provides an ATP-dependent control of MRE11 by unwinding and repositioning DNA ends into the MRE11 active site. This family is distantly related to the SbcC family of bacterial proteins.~Alternative splicing variant 1) yields the protein MASVNKLSIRGIRSFSPEDAEQVSHDLAFSVEYDADTHAKLDRHTHIIVCRTRSSSSTFRAQSLSGQTDAEITGSFPPGNKAGQAFVHDPRTIGQPQVKANVKLRFTSRSGQTMVVVRSMEVNQKKTAMTFKQLDGVLRMMDPNTGQRVSLSHKCTELDKQLPALLGVSKSILEHVVFCHQEDASWPLMEGAVLKKRFDDIFDSTRYTKALDAFRKTEKEMTATVKDLKIELAGLNSSKIAADGFRKDLVGYQEALETLEEEKQQVVEGIAEADRDIQVYQGIEAKINNVDAKIDSLKNQQAQLVQVRMTRQQMLEEDLTKKHSQQELEQMLDDFGGKVSEQLDQHQKMQQRYEGMEKEVDTLRHEEIRLNSLLGKLSAEKEAHEGRLLERYKMMETIAQMYSIDLHSVEFSQGSKSLAAATLSASLASQNAFGSQDDLDLAAGITSNDMHSFYIALEKNEEDLSGKLRDFRGESQARDDALQNELATLGGQLSLTLSFVLWPKERAKLASRRNGLQKELSAISSQVAKPSWIRMTDIEDARKHAIKFAKSRDEANQNPRRKEIPTEILHLQSKIDSIKRTIDLDQELLDRLRSTAESQNAINVLQEQAQKDLDELNESIRDQSQLLQKYNFAFEGHFAKEDDDNGEKLGEVVCSLVSAIGGKYESFRADLDRASCDVSKNEKVASEKAALLANSQRAAAGVRSKLDGLHTTITTARKLTVDLQRHEQSLSCTARGDENDPREIIKYLEERLDSIEEDSPSEEQPKAIKKVLKRLYKMSKIRDASGEITAIRCPCCRQDLGGRSAEDMKAMLDELKVDPALTEIDEKAIEHYKNLKETYQGWKEQVEKMSDDLRDVKRLDNELSDHTKDVEKFENELGRYRRMIVDDIERRDEATVAFTEIRELLDVAKRWSTDVARIVGKKMQINQKTMDLPFSGNDGPRRDLETVEREMTRNIKEKDTLMLKINDLNREMMNLNNEVSDLATKAANTDKALRDKEAKYVESQQAAERKMELTRVLQEISAAEKEIQKSMGPLHEKIKVKEDTKRQQRYATNEQEHHLQDALSQFRNDFNQLREISRQIEEHTSSDKGQKDVDVSSQMTKVLALRNKMVAELQVLRPELDGLMTAVNDQERHKKQLKANIDVLAANKQIQELEEGINSFQEERESIDGADTASERLSNAKSTKEKQASMKSRIEGRWHEIIEQIRAVKRKLSSPDYKNVDEKFRIALIDVETTQIASEDLKKYGNALDKAILKFHHVKIDDINKIVRELWLLTYKGEDISSIELVSGQEAGSRAQKSYNYRVVMTKGTSKLDMRGRCSAGQRVLASIVIRLALAETFCINCGCIALDEPTVNLDHRTKKGLAVALAQIIASRSQQRNFQLILITHDEEFVAMMKTELSTLTGFSMPEKYFQVRRELASDGKYYSKISAVDWDELV
- the RAD50 gene encoding Rad50 DNA repair/recombination protein (Rad50 pairs with Mre11 to repair double strand breaks. This complex functions in DNA repair, telomere maintenance, and meiotic recombination. The Rad50 signature motif is very highly conserved in this model. The Q loop, CxxC motif, Walker B motif, and H-loop are well conserved in this model with Rad50 sequences from other organisms but the conserved Walker A motif is missing from the model. The closest homolog in version 3 of the Thalassiosira pseudonana genome is Thaps3_9195~Alternative splicing variant 2), whose amino-acid sequence is MRNRSSSSTFRAQSLSGQTDAEITGSFPPGNKAGQAFVHDPRTIGQPQVKANVKLRFTSRSGQTMVVVRSMEVNQKKTAMTFKQLDGVLRMMDPNTGQRVSLSHKCTELDKQLPALLGVSKSILEHVVFCHQEDASWPLMEGAVLKKRFDDIFDSTRYTKALDAFRKTEKEMTATVKDLKIELAGLNSSKIAADGFRKDLVGYQEALETLEEEKQQVVEGIAEADRDIQVYQGIEAKINNVDAKIDSLKNQQAQLVQVRMTRQQMLEEDLTKKHSQQELEQMLDDFGGKVSEQLDQHQKMQQRYEGMEKEVDTLRHEEIRLNSLLGKLSAEKEAHEGRLLERYKMMETIAQMYSIDLHSVEFSQGSKSLAAATLSASLASQNAFGSQDDLDLAAGITSNDMHSFYIALEKNEEDLSGKLRDFRGESQARDDALQNELATLGGQLSLTLSFVLWPKERAKLASRRNGLQKELSAISSQVAKPSWIRMTDIEDARKHAIKFAKSRDEANQNPRRKEIPTEILHLQSKIDSIKRTIDLDQELLDRLRSTAESQNAINVLQEQAQKDLDELNESIRDQSQLLQKYNFAFEGHFAKEDDDNGEKLGEVVCSLVSAIGGKYESFRADLDRASCDVSKNEKVASEKAALLANSQRAAAGVRSKLDGLHTTITTARKLTVDLQRHEQSLSCTARGDENDPREIIKYLEERLDSIEEDSPSEEQPKAIKKVLKRLYKMSKIRDASGEITAIRCPCCRQDLGGRSAEDMKAMLDELKVDPALTEIDEKAIEHYKNLKETYQGWKEQVEKMSDDLRDVKRLDNELSDHTKDVEKFENELGRYRRMIVDDIERRDEATVAFTEIRELLDVAKRWSTDVARIVGKKMQINQKTMDLPFSGNDGPRRDLETVEREMTRNIKEKDTLMLKINDLNREMMNLNNEVSDLATKAANTDKALRDKEAKYVESQQAAERKMELTRVLQEISAAEKEIQKSMGPLHEKIKVKEDTKRQQRYATNEQEHHLQDALSQFRNDFNQLREISRQIEEHTSSDKGQKDVDVSSQMTKVLALRNKMVAELQVLRPELDGLMTAVNDQERHKKQLKANIDVLAANKQIQELEEGINSFQEERESIDGADTASERLSNAKSTKEKQASMKSRIEGRWHEIIEQIRAVKRKLSSPDYKNVDEKFRIALIDVETTQIASEDLKKYGNALDKAILKFHHVKIDDINKIVRELWLLTYKGEDISSIELVSGQEAGSRAQKSYNYRVVMTKGTSKLDMRGRCSAGQRVLASIVIRLALAETFCINCGCIALDEPTVNLDHRTKKGLAVALAQIIASRSQQRNFQLILITHDEEFVAMMKTELSTLTGFSMPEKYFQVRRELASDGKYYSKISAVDWDELV